The Lodderomyces elongisporus chromosome 6, complete sequence region ATAACCTCTCTTTCTATCTTGATAAGCATTATATACTTTAATAGGTTGATATTGATACGTATTTTATTAAAGATCAAGCCAGTAGCCATTgttgtatatttatatatatatatatatatatgaacaCTAGTCATTAGCTAGCTATAGCTAGCTCTAAATGTAACTGGTGTACGAATAAGAGGTGGTTGTAGTAATATAGTGAAAAACGCGCTACCAAATCACTTGAGATATTTGCTAGATTTTCTAATGGGTGTTTTCTTACAAAGACTCGcatgaaaaaaagttgaaaccTATAGGAGAGAGTCgtttaaaattgaaaaaactACAATAACTATCCCTTCCAAAACACAACTCGCTGCACAGGCCATTGCAActaatatatacataaaaCAATGCTTCGTGGCTCTACTGTATTGAAAAGCGTTACAGGACGTCGTTTCTTGTCTACTGGTGTCAAGTACACAACCTTGTCTAATGGTGTCACAGTTGCAAGTGAAGTCAACAACGATGCCAAACACTCTACCGTTGGTCTTTATTTCGGAGCAGGTTCTAGATCAGAACACCCATACTGCAACGGTGTCTCCGCTTTGACTGCTGAGATCTTGGCTCACCACCACAATGTTGGTGCAGATGGTGTCTTGACCAGTTCCCACAACTCCAAAGAAATCAATGGTATTGTTGCAGAAgctaaaaatgaaaatgtcGATTCTGCAGCTAAATTGATTGCATCGATTGCATCAAATGCTGAAGAGATTGTCAACAAAGCCGACATCAAGGTTGCCAAGAACAGATTGAGCACTCAAGCTGCAGCTGTTGAAGCTAACCCAGAATCCAAGGTCTTGAGCCACTTGGCATCCAGTGCCTTCCAAGGTTACTCTTTGAGTTTGCCAACCTTGGGTACCACTGATAGCATTGCCAACTTGGAAACCGATGACTCATTGCGTCACTTGTCCAAACACTTggtcaacaacaatgttATCATTGCATCATCTGGTAACTTTGACCACGAAAAATTGGTGGACACCATTGAAGCCAACTTGAAGATTGCTGAAGGTGCCAAACCAGATATCAAGCCAGCATCATTCTTGGGTTCAGAAGTTAGAATGAGAGATGACACTATGCCAAAGGCATACTTTTCAATTGCTGTTTCTGGTGAAGGTCTTGGATCCCCACACTACTACACTGCTAAAGTTGCAGCAGCAATCTTTGGAAACTTTTACCTCCACTCCACCACTGCTAAATACACCTCACCAAAATTGGCTTCAATCGTTCAAGAGTATGACATTGTTGAGAAATACCACCACTTTTCCAAGTCCTGGTCTGACCAAGGTTTGTGGGGTTACTATGCCGAAGTTCCTAACAAGTTTACCATTGATGACTTTTGCCACTTTTCATTGAAACAATGGAACAGATTGTCAATCTCCATTAGTGAACAAGAAGTTGCTAGAGCTAAGGCACAAGTCAAGACCAAGCTTGCTTCTCACTACAACTCGACCCGTCACGTCTCCAAGGACATCGCAAAGAATGTCTTGACTGTAGGATACAAGCACTCACTCAGGGAAgcatttgaaaagattgatgCTATTACCGTTAGCGATGTTAAGGAATGGGGTAAGAGTAAAGTCTGGGATAGAGACattgttatttctggtaCTGGTCTTATTGAAGATTTGTTGGACTacaatagaaatagaaacgAAATGGCAATGATGAGATGGTAAGCTAAGGTAAGCCCAAATTGAATCAAGTCTTTGAAGTCCATCGTAGCATATTTGAATCGTGTAGAGCTTGTCTATCAGGTTAAGCTAGTAAGTAACAAATTTTAAGAATGTCAATACATATAATGATATACTATTCTTGAGGGAAAGACGGTGAGAGAGAAATTATTGataagaattaaaaaaagaaaaaagaaag contains the following coding sequences:
- the COR1 gene encoding Cytochrome b-c1 complex subunit 1, mitochondrial (MEROPS:MER0043998), whose protein sequence is MLRGSTVLKSVTGRRFLSTGVKYTTLSNGVTVASEVNNDAKHSTVGLYFGAGSRSEHPYCNGVSALTAEILAHHHNVGADGVLTSSHNSKEINGIVAEAKNENVDSAAKLIASIASNAEEIVNKADIKVAKNRLSTQAAAVEANPESKVLSHLASSAFQGYSLSLPTLGTTDSIANLETDDSLRHLSKHLVNNNVIIASSGNFDHEKLVDTIEANLKIAEGAKPDIKPASFLGSEVRMRDDTMPKAYFSIAVSGEGLGSPHYYTAKVAAAIFGNFYLHSTTAKYTSPKLASIVQEYDIVEKYHHFSKSWSDQGLWGYYAEVPNKFTIDDFCHFSLKQWNRLSISISEQEVARAKAQVKTKLASHYNSTRHVSKDIAKNVLTVGYKHSLREAFEKIDAITVSDVKEWGKSKVWDRDIVISGTGLIEDLLDYNRNRNEMAMMRW